In Aerococcus loyolae, a genomic segment contains:
- a CDS encoding helix-turn-helix domain-containing protein translates to MDTSTGQTMAKLLGKLDQRRLNIIKYLITSDQEMVAIKELKTHFNCSSQTIISDLKQLILIFPDKLQFEMKYKYIKLVASTPPQINEFYPYFFSNSIYFILIRTIFSQKIYYISYMCEKLFVSRSTLYRIIDSINQFFTSYYPSLSLTMNPFNIEGPEREVRKFYYDFFEFGYQLTQWPFNEVSHQDINKISLYLRHSIPSLGLYSSHPMFPIILAINLIRYKHKNLVQDSYLPRDLSSLQESLTATKAQFTIFDIEYRLKVSINSEAVRQLLVGLAPHTTYLSIQALQEEIRSSNDHSQAVSNFFEELDQLTTSQRLSPLDQDKKDLLLLLLYNCCQNNLDLNEKVNCNIKCIFILKNPSVMPNN, encoded by the coding sequence ATGGATACATCAACAGGTCAAACAATGGCCAAGCTACTGGGTAAATTAGACCAGCGGCGCTTAAATATTATTAAATATCTCATTACCAGTGACCAAGAAATGGTGGCCATCAAAGAATTAAAAACACATTTTAATTGTTCATCACAGACAATAATTTCTGACTTAAAGCAGCTCATTCTAATTTTTCCTGACAAACTACAGTTTGAAATGAAATATAAATACATCAAATTAGTAGCTTCTACCCCGCCTCAGATCAATGAGTTTTATCCTTACTTTTTTAGCAATAGTATTTATTTCATTTTAATACGGACCATTTTCAGTCAAAAAATCTACTATATTTCTTATATGTGCGAAAAGTTATTTGTTAGTCGGTCCACTCTTTATCGTATCATTGATTCCATTAATCAGTTTTTTACCAGTTATTATCCAAGTCTTAGTCTCACCATGAACCCCTTTAATATTGAAGGCCCCGAACGTGAAGTAAGGAAATTTTATTATGATTTTTTTGAATTTGGCTACCAATTAACCCAATGGCCTTTTAATGAGGTGAGTCATCAGGACATCAACAAAATTTCCCTCTACTTAAGACACTCCATTCCTAGCCTAGGACTTTATAGTAGTCACCCCATGTTTCCCATTATTCTTGCCATCAATTTAATTCGTTATAAGCATAAAAACTTGGTCCAAGACAGTTACTTACCTAGGGACCTATCGAGCTTACAAGAATCCTTAACCGCCACAAAAGCTCAATTTACTATCTTTGATATCGAATATCGTCTAAAAGTGTCCATCAACTCTGAAGCCGTCCGCCAACTCTTAGTCGGACTAGCACCACACACCACCTACTTATCTATCCAAGCCTTACAAGAAGAAATCCGTTCTTCAAATGATCATTCTCAAGCCGTTTCTAACTTCTTTGAAGAATTGGATCAACTAACGACCAGCCAGCGATTAAGTCCTTTAGACCAAGATAAGAAGGATTTATTGCTTTTATTACTCTATAATTGCTGTCAGAATAATCTCGATTTAAATGAAAAGGTAAATTGCAATATCAAGTGCATATTTATTTTAAAAAATCCCAGTGTCATGCCAAATAACTAA
- a CDS encoding helix-turn-helix domain-containing protein encodes MLELLAEVKKGTADLNQNTLYQILIGKRTPSSLFYAYSHQLLFLFNLCPQLSKLSWKKLGQVDHEPETDMQTLLAGLKYRQGLFPKANHQAIQTSLLLFFQALANASHGEKSYQPLTQSAQIQYQVKRFFAWTQKKYRKKELATILGQELEAILATWPLEQADMLLARIGYVDLPALTYEELASRYHFTLDQCHLYYSSLIDRLMVTVLSADTSPLLKSFFESFIAPYPPWSDSANVSYHYIKQGYSLEEIAKNRHLKVSTIADHYVDIMLSRPEVLAQEASDLFGADLKKIDWSLAYDHFESFQKAFPKAPYWLYRYYQVIQVKEAGKEQARC; translated from the coding sequence ATGTTAGAACTCTTAGCTGAAGTCAAGAAAGGCACAGCAGACTTGAATCAAAATACACTTTATCAGATTCTGATTGGTAAACGCACACCCTCTAGCTTGTTCTACGCCTATAGTCACCAGCTCTTATTCTTATTTAACTTATGTCCTCAATTATCCAAGTTAAGCTGGAAAAAGTTAGGCCAAGTTGATCATGAGCCAGAGACTGATATGCAAACTTTACTGGCTGGTCTAAAATACCGGCAGGGACTATTTCCAAAGGCTAACCACCAGGCTATACAGACTAGTCTACTCTTATTCTTTCAAGCTCTAGCTAATGCTAGTCATGGGGAAAAAAGCTACCAACCTCTTACACAAAGTGCTCAAATTCAATACCAGGTCAAGCGCTTCTTTGCTTGGACGCAAAAAAAGTATCGTAAAAAGGAGTTAGCGACTATACTAGGACAAGAATTAGAAGCAATTTTAGCCACTTGGCCACTGGAGCAAGCCGATATGTTATTGGCACGGATCGGTTATGTTGACCTGCCAGCGCTGACTTATGAAGAATTAGCAAGTCGTTATCATTTTACTTTAGACCAATGCCATTTGTACTATAGTAGTTTAATTGATCGCCTCATGGTCACAGTTCTATCAGCGGATACTTCCCCCCTCTTAAAGAGCTTTTTTGAAAGCTTTATTGCTCCCTATCCTCCTTGGTCAGATTCTGCTAATGTGAGCTATCACTATATTAAACAGGGCTATTCATTAGAAGAAATTGCTAAGAATCGCCATTTAAAAGTCTCTACCATAGCTGATCATTATGTGGACATTATGCTTTCTCGTCCAGAAGTTTTAGCCCAGGAAGCTAGTGACTTGTTCGGCGCAGATTTAAAGAAGATTGATTGGTCGCTTGCTTATGATCACTTTGAAAGTTTTCAGAAAGCTTTTCCTAAGGCGCCTTATTGGCTTTACCGTTATTATCAAGTGATACAAGTGAAAGAGGCCGGAAAGGAGCAAGCAAGATGTTAG
- a CDS encoding RecQ family ATP-dependent DNA helicase, protein MLEDLLATHFGYQSFRPGQKEILLHLQKRENTIGILPTAGGKSLIYQIYQYLNPGPILLISPLLALMEDQVSQLQALGFKASVAITSQLSKQEKNWLLNHLHDFQFIIMSPEMLSQPAVLRRLRQIAIKLMVIDEAHCISQWGYDFRPEYSALKQFRQALNHPLTLALSGSASQNTLAEIAQHLFDDCEGYQQVQCPLDRPNLFYGQLKLKEKDKFHHLNSLLETLPKPGIIYVHNKMELEELYQDLKASSQLKLASYHADKTSEERLQVQEQFQKGHLDAILATSAFGMGINQANVRFVIHYHAPQSLADYLQESGRCGRDGQKALVLLYSNPQEISRLNYFKEQIDAQAMPFYQGLNQAYQRGDFLQSQSFLALEEQIQNLITYFYYNYSPKDKEQIQRDFQSYQRIKKNEIEQMIQYLNLNSCYRRYLLSHFSKERINTNHFCCSHCQADFEDTATFKEYLTLAPNRLVNPKEKVLKDWRARLKVLFPS, encoded by the coding sequence ATGTTAGAAGATCTCTTAGCGACTCACTTTGGTTACCAGTCTTTTCGCCCTGGGCAAAAAGAAATTTTACTCCACTTACAGAAGCGAGAAAATACGATTGGTATTTTACCTACTGCTGGCGGCAAGTCATTGATTTATCAGATCTACCAGTATTTAAATCCCGGACCAATTTTGCTTATTTCCCCTTTGTTGGCATTGATGGAAGACCAAGTCAGTCAGCTGCAGGCACTTGGTTTTAAAGCAAGTGTGGCAATAACTAGTCAATTAAGTAAACAAGAAAAAAACTGGTTACTTAATCATCTCCATGACTTTCAATTTATTATTATGTCACCGGAAATGCTCTCTCAACCCGCTGTCTTACGTCGCTTAAGGCAAATTGCTATTAAACTGATGGTCATTGATGAAGCACACTGTATTTCGCAATGGGGCTATGATTTTCGCCCGGAGTACAGTGCCCTCAAACAATTTCGCCAAGCCTTAAATCATCCTTTAACCCTAGCCTTGAGCGGAAGTGCTAGTCAAAATACACTAGCAGAGATTGCCCAGCATTTGTTTGATGATTGTGAAGGCTATCAGCAAGTCCAATGCCCCTTAGACCGGCCTAATTTGTTTTATGGGCAATTGAAGCTTAAAGAAAAGGACAAATTTCACCACCTTAATTCCTTGCTTGAGACCTTACCGAAGCCGGGAATCATTTATGTCCACAATAAAATGGAATTGGAAGAACTTTACCAAGATTTAAAAGCGAGCAGTCAGTTAAAGCTCGCTAGCTACCACGCTGATAAGACTAGTGAGGAGCGCTTGCAAGTCCAAGAGCAATTTCAAAAGGGACATCTTGACGCGATTTTAGCTACATCTGCTTTTGGCATGGGGATTAACCAGGCCAATGTACGCTTTGTTATTCACTATCATGCCCCGCAATCATTAGCTGACTATCTGCAAGAGAGTGGACGTTGTGGTCGTGACGGTCAAAAAGCTTTGGTATTACTTTATTCTAATCCCCAAGAAATTAGCCGTTTAAATTATTTTAAAGAGCAAATTGACGCTCAAGCTATGCCTTTTTATCAAGGGTTAAATCAGGCTTATCAGCGGGGGGATTTTTTGCAAAGTCAGTCTTTCTTAGCACTTGAGGAGCAAATCCAAAATTTAATCACTTATTTTTACTATAATTATTCGCCCAAGGATAAGGAACAGATTCAGAGGGACTTTCAAAGCTATCAAAGGATAAAGAAAAATGAAATCGAACAGATGATACAATACCTCAACTTAAATAGCTGTTATCGCCGTTACTTACTAAGCCATTTTTCCAAGGAAAGGATAAATACTAATCACTTTTGTTGCTCGCATTGTCAGGCTGACTTTGAAGATACGGCAACTTTTAAGGAATATCTGACCTTGGCCCCTAATCGCTTAGTGAATCCTAAAGAAAAAGTGTTGAAGGATTGGCGGGCGCGACTTAAAGTACTATTTCCTAGTTAA
- a CDS encoding LysM peptidoglycan-binding domain-containing protein codes for MAFKDNWNQFKNKWKKEDPAVKEENSDVEEFEEKAEASSADEYENLKNRQYSRSSRNKKEKGVSPTVKVLIALGLLFILIPYAAYIIYGNQQKQPESMNVDQVMVSKSENDSQKQAEEESKKAEESKQAEESKKQEESQQAAQASQQAAQEARQAAEQSQAVQQSQQQVAAQEQSRQQASRNQNQQNTNQNQNVGSYQVSAGDNLYRIAVNHGMTLNQLLELNGLHANSPIAPGTVLRVYQ; via the coding sequence ATGGCATTCAAGGACAATTGGAATCAGTTTAAAAATAAATGGAAAAAAGAAGATCCAGCGGTTAAGGAAGAAAATTCTGATGTAGAAGAATTTGAGGAAAAAGCAGAAGCTAGCTCGGCTGATGAGTACGAAAACCTGAAAAACCGTCAATATTCACGATCTTCCAGAAATAAAAAGGAAAAGGGGGTATCCCCAACGGTCAAGGTCTTGATTGCTCTAGGGCTCTTGTTTATTTTGATCCCTTATGCAGCCTACATTATTTACGGCAACCAACAAAAACAACCTGAAAGCATGAATGTGGACCAAGTGATGGTGTCTAAGTCTGAAAATGATTCCCAAAAACAAGCTGAAGAGGAAAGCAAGAAGGCGGAGGAATCTAAACAAGCAGAAGAAAGTAAAAAACAAGAAGAAAGTCAACAAGCGGCTCAAGCTTCTCAACAAGCTGCCCAGGAAGCCCGTCAAGCAGCTGAACAATCCCAAGCTGTTCAACAATCCCAACAACAAGTAGCTGCCCAAGAGCAATCTCGTCAACAAGCGAGTCGAAATCAAAATCAACAAAATACCAATCAAAATCAAAATGTAGGAAGCTATCAAGTTTCTGCTGGGGATAACCTTTATCGGATAGCGGTTAATCATGGAATGACTCTAAATCAATTACTGGAATTAAATGGCTTACATGCTAATTCACCGATCGCACCGGGGACGGTGCTTCGGGTCTACCAATAG
- the cmk gene encoding (d)CMP kinase, translating into MKKINIAIDGPASSGKSTIAKRLAERLNYVYLDTGAMYRCVTLLALKGQVEAENSPALNELLASIDIQFETDSEGQKILLNGRDVTKAIRQDHVTQAVSAYSAIDRVRQAMVERQQSWARNHTGLVMDGRDIGTVVLPDADLKIFLTASAAVRAKRRFLENQAKGLSEQTIEELTKAIEARDYYDAHRENSPLKAAGDAIVIDSSDLNLDQVEEKIVSLIEEKE; encoded by the coding sequence ATGAAAAAAATTAACATTGCTATTGACGGTCCCGCTTCTTCGGGAAAGAGTACCATCGCTAAACGATTGGCTGAACGTTTAAATTATGTTTACTTGGATACGGGTGCCATGTACCGCTGTGTAACTCTCCTGGCTTTAAAAGGTCAGGTTGAAGCTGAAAATTCACCAGCACTTAATGAGCTATTAGCAAGCATCGATATTCAATTTGAGACGGACTCTGAAGGTCAAAAAATCCTCCTTAATGGCCGGGATGTGACTAAGGCTATCCGTCAAGACCATGTTACCCAAGCGGTTTCTGCCTATTCTGCGATCGACCGAGTTCGTCAGGCTATGGTTGAACGACAACAAAGTTGGGCTAGAAACCATACCGGCTTAGTGATGGATGGTCGTGATATTGGAACCGTGGTATTGCCTGATGCCGATCTTAAGATTTTTCTCACCGCTTCAGCAGCTGTTAGAGCGAAGAGACGATTCTTAGAAAATCAGGCTAAAGGACTATCTGAACAAACAATTGAAGAATTAACTAAGGCAATCGAAGCTCGTGATTACTACGATGCCCATCGTGAAAATAGCCCCTTAAAAGCAGCTGGGGATGCCATTGTTATTGATAGTTCTGATTTGAATTTAGACCAGGTTGAAGAAAAGATAGTGAGTCTAATTGAGGAAAAAGAATAA
- the rpsA gene encoding 30S ribosomal protein S1, which yields MTNEFEQQANNEVEANEEMPSMEDMLAETKEVKIGDTVTGEVLTIDENNQLIVGIEGAGVEGVVPFRELSSSHVDDVTEIANVGDTLELVVVKHIKDKENGTFLLSRRRLEQKKVWKELEEKAENEETITVPVTKVVKGGLVVDAGVRGFIPASMVEDHFVRDFTPYKGKELEVKIVEINPQENRLILSHKEIAREQAEAERAEKLAQFEEGEVVEGTVARLANFGAFVDLGGIDGLVHISQIAHHHVNHPSDELEVGQTVKVKILSIDEDRDRISLSTKAATPSPWEDIEEKAPKGAELDGVVRRIVDFGAFVEVFPGVEGLVHISQISHEHVNHPSDKLEEGQDIKVKVLDVNPEEHRLSLSIKALEEAPERSEADKDEQRAPRRERKSQSNNRRNKPAQAKRSQASQSSNDEDTGFSFADLLGDQLKDLNLDDSSED from the coding sequence ATGACAAATGAGTTTGAACAACAAGCAAATAACGAAGTAGAGGCAAATGAAGAAATGCCTTCTATGGAGGATATGCTTGCAGAAACAAAAGAAGTGAAAATTGGTGATACGGTAACAGGAGAAGTATTAACCATTGATGAAAACAATCAATTAATTGTTGGTATTGAAGGCGCTGGTGTTGAAGGGGTCGTACCTTTCCGTGAATTGTCATCTTCCCATGTTGACGATGTCACTGAAATCGCTAATGTTGGAGATACTCTCGAATTAGTGGTTGTAAAACATATTAAAGATAAAGAAAACGGAACTTTCTTACTTTCTCGTCGCCGTTTGGAACAAAAGAAAGTTTGGAAAGAATTAGAAGAAAAAGCTGAAAATGAAGAAACCATTACTGTTCCAGTAACAAAAGTTGTTAAGGGCGGTTTAGTGGTTGATGCTGGCGTTCGTGGTTTCATCCCAGCTTCTATGGTTGAAGACCACTTTGTACGTGACTTCACACCATATAAAGGCAAAGAATTAGAAGTGAAAATTGTGGAAATTAATCCTCAAGAAAACCGTTTGATTCTTTCTCATAAAGAAATTGCTCGTGAACAAGCTGAAGCTGAACGTGCCGAAAAATTAGCACAATTTGAAGAAGGCGAAGTTGTTGAAGGAACTGTTGCTCGCTTAGCTAACTTTGGTGCTTTTGTTGACTTAGGTGGTATCGATGGTTTAGTTCACATCTCACAAATTGCTCACCACCATGTTAACCATCCTTCTGATGAATTAGAAGTTGGCCAAACTGTTAAGGTGAAGATCTTATCAATCGATGAAGACCGTGATCGTATCTCCTTATCTACTAAGGCAGCTACCCCAAGTCCTTGGGAAGATATTGAAGAAAAAGCTCCTAAAGGCGCTGAACTTGATGGTGTAGTACGCCGTATCGTAGACTTTGGTGCTTTCGTTGAAGTCTTCCCTGGTGTTGAAGGTTTAGTTCACATTTCACAAATTTCTCATGAACATGTCAACCATCCTTCTGATAAACTTGAAGAAGGCCAAGATATTAAAGTCAAAGTTCTTGATGTTAATCCAGAAGAACACCGTCTATCTTTATCAATCAAAGCGCTTGAAGAAGCTCCAGAACGTTCTGAAGCTGACAAAGACGAACAAAGAGCTCCACGTCGCGAACGTAAGAGCCAATCAAATAATCGTCGTAACAAACCGGCACAAGCAAAACGTTCACAAGCATCTCAAAGTAGCAATGACGAAGACACAGGCTTCTCATTCGCTGATCTTTTAGGTGACCAACTAAAAGACTTAAATCTTGACGATTCTTCAGAAGATTAG
- the der gene encoding ribosome biogenesis GTPase Der — protein MKTLNIAIVGRPNVGKSTIFNRIAGQRISIVEDVPGVTRDRVYAQGEWLGRKLRLIDTGGIEFNDEPFVEQIRLQAEIAVEEADLIIMMTSVVDGVTETDEMIARLLQKSDKPVLLAVNKVDNPELQAEIYDFYRLGLNDPYPISGAHGLGIGDLLAEIYRLFPLEDEDSEDEETISFALIGRPNVGKSSLVNAILGENRVIVSDIAGTTRDAVDTYFSYNERSFKIIDTAGIRRKGRVSESTEKYSVMRSMSAIEQASVVLLVLNAEEGIRDQDKTVAGYAHEAGKGIIILVNKWDALKKDSHTMKEFEDNIRAQFQFLSYAPILFVSAKSKQRLDKIPDLIIQVHENFNRRIQSSLLNQVLADAIRINPAPSDKGKKLRVYYMTQVSVGPPTFVVMVNDTDLMHFSYERFLANQIRQAFDFSGTPLHIISRNRR, from the coding sequence ATGAAAACCTTAAATATTGCCATTGTCGGACGCCCCAATGTGGGTAAATCGACAATTTTTAACCGGATCGCCGGGCAAAGAATCAGCATCGTTGAAGATGTTCCTGGAGTAACCCGTGACCGTGTCTATGCCCAAGGAGAATGGCTGGGCCGGAAGCTACGTTTAATTGACACTGGGGGGATTGAATTTAACGATGAACCCTTTGTCGAACAAATCCGTCTGCAAGCAGAAATTGCAGTGGAAGAGGCCGATCTAATTATTATGATGACTAGTGTAGTTGATGGGGTTACAGAAACCGATGAAATGATCGCCCGTCTACTACAAAAGTCGGATAAACCTGTCCTCTTAGCGGTAAATAAGGTGGATAACCCTGAATTACAAGCAGAAATTTACGATTTTTACCGACTAGGTCTTAATGATCCCTATCCTATTTCAGGTGCACACGGCCTAGGAATCGGAGATCTCTTGGCAGAAATCTACCGTCTTTTTCCTTTAGAAGATGAGGATAGCGAAGATGAGGAAACGATTTCTTTTGCCTTAATCGGACGGCCGAACGTGGGGAAATCCTCCTTGGTTAATGCGATTTTGGGTGAGAACCGTGTGATTGTTTCTGATATTGCTGGCACCACCCGGGATGCAGTGGATACTTACTTTTCTTATAATGAGCGCAGTTTTAAAATTATTGACACTGCAGGGATTCGCCGAAAGGGGCGAGTGTCTGAATCAACTGAGAAATATAGCGTCATGCGGTCGATGTCTGCGATTGAACAGGCCTCTGTTGTCTTGCTCGTCCTCAATGCCGAAGAAGGGATCCGTGATCAAGATAAGACCGTAGCTGGCTACGCTCATGAGGCAGGGAAGGGAATTATTATCCTAGTTAACAAATGGGATGCCCTAAAAAAAGACAGCCACACCATGAAGGAATTTGAAGATAATATCCGCGCTCAATTCCAGTTCCTATCCTATGCACCTATCCTTTTTGTCTCTGCGAAAAGTAAGCAGCGTTTAGATAAGATTCCAGATCTTATTATCCAGGTTCATGAAAACTTTAACCGTCGGATTCAATCCTCCCTACTTAATCAAGTTTTGGCGGATGCTATCCGAATTAATCCAGCGCCTTCAGATAAAGGGAAAAAGTTACGGGTTTACTATATGACTCAGGTGAGCGTAGGGCCACCGACCTTTGTCGTGATGGTCAACGACACAGATCTTATGCATTTTTCCTATGAGCGTTTCCTGGCTAATCAAATTCGGCAAGCCTTTGATTTTAGCGGAACGCCCCTGCATATTATTAGCAGAAATCGGCGGTAA
- a CDS encoding HU family DNA-binding protein, with translation MANKADLVQKVAESTGESKKNVQPVVDAVFSSIENFLADGENVQIIGFGNFEVRERAARKGRNPQTGEEIQIPASKVPAFKAGKGLKDVVKG, from the coding sequence ATGGCTAATAAAGCTGACTTAGTACAAAAAGTAGCTGAATCAACTGGTGAATCTAAGAAAAATGTTCAACCAGTCGTTGATGCAGTATTTTCTTCAATTGAAAACTTTTTAGCTGATGGAGAAAATGTTCAAATTATCGGTTTTGGTAATTTTGAAGTACGTGAACGTGCCGCTCGTAAGGGACGTAACCCACAAACAGGTGAAGAAATTCAAATTCCAGCAAGTAAAGTACCTGCATTTAAAGCAGGTAAAGGTTTAAAAGACGTTGTTAAGGGCTAA
- a CDS encoding tetratricopeptide repeat protein, whose amino-acid sequence MKELYEEITELIVQEKYDQAQEKLADLLNQLIKRGSREDFAQLGYNFQQLGFIPYAKAIYQEAAKCYPDEATWSLLLGELAMDDGRYEEGLDYLLSIDPKDDLYLEALLLEADAYQMLSLPEVSLTKLKEANQLAPGQEAIEFGMAQLVFTMGDFKEALKLYHDLSQKEDLSPEIKEEVTDNYQYALVATGQYDEAAQLLSNKENSALSQAEKEQLAFLAYQDEDYSYCDQLLSPLYENNLLDPSYYLLLAKCKWELHESDQALRVINEAISKDPYASVLYMERANFYFYLKKFKRAQADYEKVLEADEDNIRAYQQLLRLALDSDNEDRAQELIESMKAKGISDGNSHWLMAQFYNQTENYDQARKYYNLASRDLKDDDDFLVDYIYFLREEGQFSKIINLLAMRPELKHSPALSSVIDQVKDWEQEL is encoded by the coding sequence ATGAAGGAATTATATGAAGAAATCACCGAACTGATTGTTCAAGAAAAATATGATCAAGCCCAAGAAAAATTAGCGGACTTGCTTAACCAACTGATTAAAAGGGGAAGTAGGGAAGATTTTGCTCAGCTGGGCTATAATTTTCAACAACTTGGCTTTATTCCCTATGCCAAAGCGATTTATCAGGAAGCCGCTAAGTGCTATCCCGATGAAGCCACCTGGTCTTTGTTATTGGGCGAATTAGCTATGGACGATGGCCGCTATGAAGAGGGCTTGGACTACCTACTTAGCATCGACCCTAAAGATGATTTATATCTTGAAGCCTTGCTATTGGAAGCTGATGCTTATCAAATGCTCAGTCTACCTGAAGTCAGTCTGACAAAATTGAAGGAAGCCAATCAACTGGCCCCTGGTCAAGAGGCGATTGAATTTGGTATGGCTCAATTAGTCTTTACTATGGGCGATTTCAAAGAAGCCCTTAAACTTTACCATGATTTAAGCCAAAAGGAGGACCTGAGCCCTGAAATTAAAGAAGAAGTGACGGATAATTATCAGTATGCCCTAGTGGCTACCGGTCAATATGATGAGGCGGCTCAGTTACTTTCTAATAAAGAAAACAGCGCACTCAGCCAGGCTGAGAAGGAACAATTAGCCTTTCTCGCTTACCAGGATGAGGATTATAGCTATTGTGACCAATTACTAAGCCCTCTCTATGAAAACAATTTGCTGGATCCTTCCTATTACCTGCTTTTAGCCAAGTGTAAATGGGAACTTCACGAAAGCGATCAGGCTCTAAGGGTCATTAATGAAGCCATTAGTAAGGACCCTTATGCCAGTGTCTTATACATGGAAAGAGCAAATTTCTATTTTTATCTTAAGAAATTTAAGCGGGCCCAAGCAGACTATGAGAAGGTCCTAGAAGCTGATGAGGATAATATTAGAGCTTATCAACAATTATTACGTTTGGCATTAGACTCTGATAATGAGGATAGGGCTCAAGAACTCATTGAGTCAATGAAGGCTAAGGGGATCAGTGATGGAAATAGTCACTGGTTAATGGCCCAGTTCTATAATCAAACGGAAAATTATGATCAAGCCCGAAAATATTATAATTTAGCTAGCCGTGATTTAAAAGATGACGATGACTTCTTAGTGGATTATATCTATTTCTTAAGGGAAGAAGGCCAATTTAGTAAAATAATCAATCTTTTAGCCATGCGACCAGAACTCAAGCATTCCCCAGCACTTAGCTCAGTTATCGACCAAGTAAAAGACTGGGAACAGGAGCTTTAA
- the dapB gene encoding 4-hydroxy-tetrahydrodipicolinate reductase: MKMKVMVTGFLGKMGQTTVNMINESDDFTLAALVNHHLDQHQDDLETFKGLAPIYSSVEEALGEVEVDAVVDFTQPSVVFDHCKIYIEHNIHPIIGTSGLESDEISHLQALASEKKLGGVIAPNFAISSVLMQLFSQEAAKYLDHVEIIEMHHAQKADAPSGTAIKTADLIHESQKQKEDIVVNRNESIAGARGADYKGIPIHSVRLPGLNSHQIVQFGAPGEGLTIRQDSYNRESYMHGVALALKASDQLEEFVYGLEHIL, translated from the coding sequence ATCAAGATGAAGGTAATGGTTACTGGTTTTTTAGGGAAAATGGGACAGACGACTGTCAATATGATTAATGAAAGTGACGACTTTACGCTAGCAGCCCTAGTTAACCATCATTTAGACCAACATCAAGACGACTTGGAAACTTTTAAAGGCTTGGCGCCAATTTATTCTAGTGTGGAAGAAGCCTTAGGGGAGGTTGAAGTCGACGCTGTAGTTGATTTTACCCAGCCAAGTGTGGTTTTTGATCATTGTAAGATTTATATTGAACATAATATTCATCCTATCATTGGAACTTCAGGTTTAGAAAGTGATGAAATTAGCCACTTACAAGCCTTAGCTAGTGAAAAGAAACTAGGTGGAGTGATCGCACCTAACTTTGCGATTTCATCCGTTCTCATGCAACTATTTAGTCAAGAAGCAGCCAAATATTTGGACCATGTCGAAATTATTGAAATGCATCATGCGCAAAAAGCGGATGCGCCTAGCGGTACCGCCATTAAGACAGCGGATCTAATCCATGAAAGTCAAAAACAAAAAGAAGACATTGTCGTTAACCGTAATGAATCGATAGCTGGGGCTCGTGGGGCTGATTATAAAGGAATTCCTATCCATAGTGTCCGCTTGCCTGGCTTAAATTCTCATCAAATTGTCCAATTTGGTGCGCCAGGAGAAGGTTTGACCATCCGCCAAGACTCTTATAACCGTGAGTCCTATATGCATGGTGTTGCCCTTGCCCTAAAGGCTAGTGACCAATTAGAGGAATTTGTCTACGGATTGGAACACATTTTATGA